In the genome of Conger conger chromosome 8, fConCon1.1, whole genome shotgun sequence, one region contains:
- the alg10 gene encoding dol-P-Glc:Glc(2)Man(9)GlcNAc(2)-PP-Dol alpha-1,2-glucosyltransferase, giving the protein MERFEGYAFTALCSTNFLISCLLFSKITREQREPYMDEIFHVPQAQKYCDGKFSEWDPMITTLPGLYLVSVGVIKPLMWLAGWTGKVVCSTGMLRFINLLFNCGNLYLLYLIIHKLHLKDKTRAATRRVLSALCLSTFPVLYFFTFLYYTDAGSTFFALFAYLMSLYGSHKVAGLLGCCAILFRQTNIIWVAFCAGTVVAQKLDDSWKTEQSKKKEEKWPSQIPFSLAGVGKVMRFLLEFATTPSSIKSVLLVAWPYVVVATGFVVFIVLNGGVVVGDWTSHEACLNFPQLFYFFSFTLLFSLPAWFSYRRAMSFLHSLRKQPLLYLLLTVVSLALVWKFTFVHKYLLADNRHYPFYVWRKVFQKHQLVPFLLVPGYVFAMWNFMESLKSKSLFWNLAFLVCLTAATVPQKLLEFRYFILPYLLYRVHIPLPSTPRLLVELSLYTVVNAATLYIFITKTFHWPDSTDVQRFMW; this is encoded by the exons ATGGAGAGGTTCGAGGGTTATGCCTTTACTGCTCTCTGTAGCACAAACTTTCTAATTTCCTGTCTTCTGTTCTCAAAAATTACACGAGAGCAAAGGGAACCATACATGGACGAAATTTTCCACGTACCACAAGCCCAGAAATACTGTGATGGGAAATTCAGCGAG TGGGACCCTATGATCACCACACTGCCTGGTCTATACTTGGTGTCCGTTGGGGTCATCAAACCTTTAATGTGGTTGGCTGGGTGGACGGGGAAGGTCGTATGCTCCACCGGAATGTTGCGTTTCATAAATTTACTCTTCAACTGTGGAAACCTTTATCTGCTGTATCTTATCATACATAAACTCCATCTCAAAGATAAG ACTCGAGCTGCAACACGTAGAGTGCTGTCTGCATTGTGTCTGTCCACTTTCCCTGTGCTCTACTTCTTCACATTTCTGTACTACACGGATGCTGGTTCCACCTTTTTTGCCCTCTTCGCCTACCTGATGTCCCTGTATGGGAGCCACAAAGTGGCTGGCCTCCTTGGATGCTGTGCCATCCTCTTCCGCCAGACCAACATCATCTGGGTGGCATTCTGTGCTGGCACTGTGGTTGCCCAGAAGCTGGACGACAGCTGGAAGACTGAGCAGTCtaagaaaaaagaggaaaaatggCCCTCCCAAATCCCATTCTCCTTAGCCGGGGTGGGGAAGGTGATGCGATTCCTGCTCGAATTTGCCACAACGCCAAGCAGCATTAAGTCCGTGCTCCTGGTGGCCTGGCCTTACGTTGTTGTGGCCACAGGCTTTGTAGTATTCATCGTGCTGAATGGCGGGGTTGTAGTGGGCGATTGGACCAGCCACGAGGCCTGTCTGAACTTTCCTCAGCTCTTTTACTTCTTCTCCTTTACACTGCTGTTCTCACTCCCTGCGTGGTTCTCCTACCGCAGGGCCATGAGCTTTTTACATTCCCTGAGAAAGCAGCCGCTGCTGTACCTTCTGCTTACCGTCGTCTCCCTGGCCCTGGTGTGGAAGTTCACCTTCGTTCACAAGTACCTGCTCGCAGACAACAGGCACTACCCTTTCTATGTGTGGAGGAAGGTGTTCCAGAAGCACCAGCTGGTTCCCTTCCTCTTGGTGCCGGGTTACGTCTTTGCCATGTGGAACTTCATGGAATCCTTAAAGTCCAAGTCTCTGTTTTGGAACCTGGCATTTTTGGTGTGTCTCACTGCCGCCACAGTTCCACAGAAGCTTCTGGAATTCCGCTACTTCATCCTGCCCTACCTGCTGTACCGCGTCCACATCCCTCTGCCCTCCACGCCTCGGCTGCTGGTGGAGTTGAGCCTGTACACCGTGGTCAACGCTGCTACACTCTACATTTTCATCACCAAAACATTTCATTGGCCCGACAGCACTGATGTGCAGAGGTTTATGTGGTGA
- the tprkb gene encoding EKC/KEOPS complex subunit TPRKB isoform X1, with amino-acid sequence MHLTQQLELFPEYTVTQLLFKDVKNAADLRKKAISGEIIGALINPSMVVDPFQVLLATNKALHLQKAGKMKTRSLFSEIIFNLSPTNNISEAFKNFGISDSDRAVQVVLVHADGERNNMDDIQSKVDGQQIPVHRVSSLSNIAKIKKLYKVTPQEELCGSLLDAVVCRMATKDVL; translated from the exons ATGCACCTGACTCagcagcttgagctgtttcctgaatacacagtgacacagttaTTGTTCAAAGATGTCAAAAACGCGGCAGACTTGAGGAAGAAAGCAATTTCTGGAGAGATAATTGGAGCCTTAATAAACCCTTCaatg GTTGTTGACCCCTTCCAAGTCCTGCTGGCCACAAACAAAGCACTTCACTTGCAGAAAGCTGGAAAAATGAAAACGCGGAGTCTTTTCTCTGAAATCATATTCAATCTTTCACCCACAAATAAT ATATCTGAGGCTTTCAAAAATTTTGGAATCTCTGACAGTGACCGCGCCGTTCAGGTTGTTCTGGTTCACGCTGATGGAGAAAGAAACAATATGGATGATATTCAGTCCAAGGTGGACGGCCAGCAGATCCCAGTCCACCGCGTCTCAAGTTTGAGTAACATTGCTAAGATCAAAAAG CTGTACAAGGTCACACCACAGGAGGAGCTTTGTGGAAGTCTGCTGGATGCTGTAGTCTGCAGAATGGCTACCAAAGATGTcttataa
- the tprkb gene encoding EKC/KEOPS complex subunit TPRKB isoform X2, with protein sequence MHLTQQLELFPEYTVTQLLFKDVKNAADLRKKAISGEIIGALINPSMVVDPFQVLLATNKALHLQKAGKMKTRSLFSEIIFNLSPTNNVVLVHADGERNNMDDIQSKVDGQQIPVHRVSSLSNIAKIKKLYKVTPQEELCGSLLDAVVCRMATKDVL encoded by the exons ATGCACCTGACTCagcagcttgagctgtttcctgaatacacagtgacacagttaTTGTTCAAAGATGTCAAAAACGCGGCAGACTTGAGGAAGAAAGCAATTTCTGGAGAGATAATTGGAGCCTTAATAAACCCTTCaatg GTTGTTGACCCCTTCCAAGTCCTGCTGGCCACAAACAAAGCACTTCACTTGCAGAAAGCTGGAAAAATGAAAACGCGGAGTCTTTTCTCTGAAATCATATTCAATCTTTCACCCACAAATAAT GTTGTTCTGGTTCACGCTGATGGAGAAAGAAACAATATGGATGATATTCAGTCCAAGGTGGACGGCCAGCAGATCCCAGTCCACCGCGTCTCAAGTTTGAGTAACATTGCTAAGATCAAAAAG CTGTACAAGGTCACACCACAGGAGGAGCTTTGTGGAAGTCTGCTGGATGCTGTAGTCTGCAGAATGGCTACCAAAGATGTcttataa